A window of Campylobacter lari subsp. lari contains these coding sequences:
- a CDS encoding N-acetyl sugar amidotransferase has product MKYCDYCVMPDTRPGIKFSKDKNGKNICSACVNHKNKENIDYEARFKELEKLCDKYRRMNGKYEYDCAIAVSGGKDSHFQVHIMKEKLGMNPILFSVEDNFTMTEAGKKNLKNISEEFGCHLISLKPDIKTQKKVMLKTFEKYGKPTWFIDRLIYSYPFAMALKFNTPLLVYGENISYEYGGNDNIETPDASGIFLNGVASDLDINEFIDDEIKEENLQLFFEPQKDDIGNLHPIYLSYFVKWNSYSNYVFAKNRGFSDLNGEWDRKHCAENFDQVDSIAYLIHPWMKYPKFGHAMASDYAARFVRYGLLSRDEAVKIVKQKDHNLDNKCIEDFCNFLGISKSKFWSIVERHYNKELFYKNEFGEYKLKNEIQ; this is encoded by the coding sequence ATGAAATATTGTGATTATTGCGTAATGCCAGATACGAGACCAGGGATAAAATTTAGTAAAGATAAAAATGGCAAAAATATTTGTTCAGCTTGTGTAAATCATAAAAATAAAGAAAATATTGATTATGAAGCTAGGTTTAAAGAATTAGAAAAACTTTGTGATAAATATAGAAGAATGAATGGTAAGTATGAGTATGATTGTGCTATTGCGGTAAGTGGGGGCAAAGATTCTCATTTTCAAGTACATATTATGAAAGAAAAACTAGGAATGAATCCTATTTTATTTAGTGTAGAAGATAATTTTACTATGACTGAAGCTGGGAAGAAAAATTTAAAAAATATTTCTGAAGAATTTGGTTGTCATCTTATTAGTTTAAAACCTGATATAAAAACTCAAAAAAAAGTTATGCTGAAAACCTTTGAAAAGTATGGAAAACCCACCTGGTTTATAGATAGATTAATCTACTCTTACCCTTTTGCTATGGCTTTGAAGTTTAACACACCTCTGCTTGTCTATGGGGAAAATATTTCATATGAATATGGCGGGAATGACAACATCGAAACTCCTGATGCAAGTGGTATTTTTTTAAATGGGGTAGCGAGTGATTTGGATATTAATGAATTTATAGATGATGAAATAAAGGAAGAGAATTTGCAATTGTTTTTTGAACCACAAAAAGACGATATAGGTAATCTTCATCCTATATACTTGAGTTATTTTGTTAAGTGGAATTCTTATTCTAATTATGTTTTTGCTAAAAATAGAGGGTTTAGTGATTTAAATGGAGAATGGGACAGGAAGCATTGTGCTGAAAATTTTGATCAAGTTGATAGTATTGCTTATTTAATTCATCCATGGATGAAATACCCAAAATTTGGCCATGCTATGGCTAGTGATTATGCGGCTAGATTTGTAAGATATGGACTTTTAAGCAGAGATGAAGCCGTAAAAATAGTAAAACAAAAAGATCATAATTTGGATAATAAATGTATAGAAGATTTTTGTAATTTTTTAGGTATTTCAAAATCTAAATTTTGGAGTATAGTAGAAAGGCATTATAATAAAGAGCTATTTTATAAGAATGAATTTGGAGAATATAAATTAAAAAATGAAATACAATAA
- a CDS encoding NeuD/PglB/VioB family sugar acetyltransferase encodes MKEKIIIIGAGGHARACMDVIELEGKFEIAGFVDNDIESAYYPLLGNDDDLKKLFKEYKYALIGIGQIKTSLPRVQIYDKLKTIGFRLPTIISPLAHVSKRSFIDEASIIMHHALVNTNVKIGKGCIINSKALVEHDTVIENFCHISTASVVNGGCLIKQHSFLGSNTHLKHGSILGEDSIVYMKGV; translated from the coding sequence GTGAAAGAAAAAATAATCATTATTGGAGCTGGAGGACATGCAAGAGCATGTATGGATGTTATAGAGCTTGAAGGTAAATTTGAAATTGCTGGTTTTGTGGATAATGATATAGAAAGTGCGTATTATCCATTGCTTGGGAATGATGATGATTTAAAAAAATTATTTAAAGAATATAAATATGCCTTAATTGGTATTGGACAAATTAAAACTTCATTGCCGAGAGTGCAAATTTATGATAAGTTAAAAACTATAGGTTTTAGATTGCCAACTATTATTTCGCCGCTTGCTCATGTGTCAAAAAGATCTTTTATTGATGAGGCAAGTATAATAATGCATCATGCCTTGGTAAATACAAATGTCAAGATAGGTAAAGGTTGTATAATAAATTCAAAGGCATTGGTTGAACATGATACCGTAATTGAAAATTTTTGTCATATTAGTACAGCTAGTGTTGTTAATGGGGGTTGTTTGATAAAGCAGCATAGTTTTTTAGGGTCAAATACTCATTTAAAACATGGTAGTATTTTAGGCGAAGATAGTATAGTATATATGAAAGGAGTATAA
- a CDS encoding NAD-dependent 4,6-dehydratase LegB gives MKKNILVTGADGFIGSHLVEMLYTQSKDKDSLFYGYKIKALSQYNSFNYWGWLEDIECLNDIEVVCGDIRDPHFCKNITKDVEIIFHLAALIAIPFSYVAPDSYVDVNIKGTLNICQSALENNVNRIIHTSTSEVYGTALYIPIDEKHPLQAQSPYSASKIGADAMAMSFYNAFNLPLTIARPFNTYGPRQSARAVIPTIITQIANGAKQIKLGDVSPTRDFNYVKDTCLGFLELAKCQKAIGEVVNIGSNYEISIKDTLELIKKLMKSNVEFITENERIRPENSEVFRLWCDNSKIKSLTNFSPQYDIEKGLSQTIEWFSNPLNLKKYKSDIYNI, from the coding sequence ATGAAAAAAAATATACTAGTCACAGGTGCAGATGGTTTTATAGGTTCGCATTTAGTTGAAATGCTTTATACGCAAAGTAAAGACAAAGATTCCTTGTTCTATGGCTATAAAATTAAAGCTTTGAGTCAGTATAATTCTTTTAATTATTGGGGTTGGCTTGAAGATATAGAGTGTTTAAATGATATTGAAGTAGTTTGTGGAGATATTAGAGATCCACATTTTTGCAAAAACATCACTAAAGATGTAGAAATTATCTTTCATTTAGCAGCTTTAATAGCCATACCTTTTTCTTACGTTGCTCCAGATAGTTATGTAGATGTTAATATAAAAGGTACTTTAAATATCTGCCAAAGTGCATTAGAAAATAATGTAAATCGTATTATTCACACAAGTACAAGTGAGGTTTATGGCACGGCTTTGTATATACCTATTGATGAAAAACATCCTTTACAAGCACAAAGTCCATATTCAGCAAGTAAAATAGGTGCTGATGCTATGGCAATGAGTTTTTATAATGCTTTCAATCTCCCGCTGACCATAGCAAGACCTTTTAATACCTATGGCCCAAGGCAAAGTGCAAGAGCGGTGATTCCAACTATCATCACTCAAATTGCAAATGGAGCTAAGCAAATAAAGCTTGGAGATGTAAGTCCTACTAGAGATTTTAATTATGTAAAAGATACTTGTTTAGGGTTTTTAGAGTTAGCTAAATGTCAAAAGGCTATAGGTGAAGTGGTAAATATAGGATCAAATTATGAAATAAGCATAAAAGATACTTTAGAACTCATTAAAAAACTTATGAAATCAAATGTAGAATTTATCACAGAAAATGAACGCATAAGGCCTGAAAATAGTGAAGTATTTAGGCTATGGTGTGACAATAGCAAGATTAAAAGCCTTACTAACTTTTCACCACAATATGATATAGAAAAAGGCTTAAGTCAAACTATAGAATGGTTTAGCAATCCTTTAAATTTAAAAAAATATAAAAGCGATATTTATAATATTTAG
- a CDS encoding alpha-2,3-sialyltransferase, with the protein MKDAVVVAGNGPSLKNIDYTKLPIEYDVFRVNRFYHEEKYYLGKNIKAVFHIPHHFFDEYHTMQQLVFSNEYNIENIICKMYNFADRKEKIFRENFKYFFPLASNGYDEYFSRLVKLSAKLDYDSCYLGNRIEMLTGTYAIACAVACGYKEIYLAGMDFCDKKYLYSNGQEVIDPNNEFIHNYNFDIQILNYLKNEYNAKIFSVCPNSTINKYIMLSELNNKIIYNITERIEGAIKKPLLPNLSVRKRYKRIYLEANPFVNLFYGFLRTPRALKHYLSSKFYR; encoded by the coding sequence ATGAAAGATGCTGTAGTTGTAGCTGGTAATGGACCTAGTTTAAAAAATATTGATTATACAAAATTACCTATAGAGTATGATGTGTTTAGGGTAAACAGGTTTTATCATGAAGAAAAATATTATCTTGGTAAAAATATAAAGGCTGTATTTCATATACCACATCATTTTTTTGATGAATATCATACAATGCAGCAATTGGTTTTTTCTAACGAGTACAATATAGAAAATATCATCTGCAAAATGTATAATTTTGCAGATAGGAAAGAAAAGATATTTAGAGAAAACTTTAAATATTTTTTTCCTTTGGCAAGTAATGGTTATGATGAATATTTTAGTAGACTTGTAAAATTAAGTGCAAAGTTGGATTATGATTCGTGTTACCTGGGAAATAGGATTGAAATGTTAACAGGCACTTATGCTATAGCATGTGCTGTTGCTTGTGGATATAAGGAAATTTATTTAGCTGGAATGGATTTTTGTGATAAGAAGTATTTGTATTCAAATGGGCAAGAAGTTATTGATCCTAACAACGAGTTTATCCATAATTATAACTTTGATATACAGATTTTGAATTATCTAAAAAATGAGTACAATGCTAAAATATTTTCTGTATGTCCAAATAGCACTATTAATAAATATATTATGCTATCTGAGTTGAATAATAAAATTATTTATAATATTACAGAACGTATAGAAGGTGCTATTAAAAAACCATTGCTTCCAAATTTAAGTGTAAGAAAACGTTATAAAAGAATATATTTAGAAGCAAATCCTTTTGTAAATCTTTTTTACGGATTTTTAAGAACACCTAGGGCATTAAAACATTATTTATCAAGTAAATTTTATAGATGA
- a CDS encoding polysaccharide pyruvyl transferase family protein: MPKNIKLFYYTKEANLGDLLNAHFNNLFSNVIIQEEQNIYTCESVFIGSLMQCFFSKKTLRLKIKYFLTSLFYKPLIIWGSGFLKEIPKQYIAKRRFDIRALRGKKTQQLLETLSGKKMHNVTLGDPGILAELLVDKKYTKIYKVGIVPHYAELTQDIFQKLANAIPKSILINPQDNCLDNLKKIYQCECILSSALHGLIVADEMNIPNIRLIASDLIADTQFKFEDYYSAYNINSHYFIDIRKKSLQEILNLLTNNRKNDIFTTINENRSVSYEKVQTVKSNLLKSFPYKSEQKIKS; the protein is encoded by the coding sequence ATGCCAAAAAACATTAAATTATTCTACTATACAAAGGAAGCAAATCTTGGAGACTTACTCAATGCACACTTTAATAATTTATTTTCAAATGTCATTATACAAGAAGAACAAAACATATATACTTGTGAATCTGTTTTTATTGGAAGCCTTATGCAATGTTTTTTTAGTAAAAAAACATTGCGTTTAAAAATAAAATATTTTTTAACTAGTTTATTTTACAAACCACTAATTATATGGGGTTCAGGCTTTCTAAAAGAAATTCCAAAACAATACATTGCAAAAAGAAGATTTGATATTAGAGCATTAAGAGGAAAAAAAACGCAACAATTATTAGAAACCCTATCGGGTAAAAAAATGCATAATGTTACACTGGGAGATCCTGGAATTCTTGCAGAACTACTTGTTGATAAAAAATATACAAAAATATATAAAGTAGGGATTGTACCACACTACGCCGAATTAACGCAAGATATATTTCAAAAGCTCGCTAATGCTATTCCAAAATCCATATTAATCAATCCACAAGATAATTGCCTGGATAATTTGAAAAAAATTTATCAATGTGAATGCATTCTTTCTTCAGCACTACACGGTCTAATTGTGGCCGATGAGATGAATATCCCTAATATAAGACTTATTGCTTCCGACCTTATAGCTGATACACAATTTAAATTTGAAGATTATTATTCTGCATATAATATCAATAGCCATTATTTTATTGATATCAGAAAAAAAAGCTTGCAAGAAATTCTAAATTTACTTACCAACAACAGAAAAAATGATATTTTTACTACAATCAACGAAAACAGATCGGTTTCTTACGAAAAAGTGCAAACAGTAAAATCAAATCTGTTAAAATCTTTTCCATATAAATCAGAACAAAAAATAAAGAGCTAA
- a CDS encoding glycosyltransferase family 2 protein has product MSQISIILPTYNVEKYIARALESCINQTFKDIEIIVVDDCGNDKSIDIAKEYASKDNRIKIIHNEENLGTFASRNIGVLNSSSPYIMFLDPDDYLELNACELGFEKIKNVDIVVFNYKIEQENNTLINTNIKFNKPLMEIDIFLLHYCIYSTKHEIMHSMVNKVYKKNLYINSISNYISVKKRILMGEDVFTNFLYLLNSKSIYIENQILYCYCFNPNSATKENKNKNKILNFIEDLTFIISQLKILLRSSKKEFKIALKIAIYNLGIHKIDLAYKYTNKNFFEKFFLKIQRKKIKIKKNIQIKNAKNILKEANVSHCF; this is encoded by the coding sequence ATGAGTCAAATTTCCATCATACTACCAACTTATAATGTAGAAAAATATATTGCTAGAGCATTAGAAAGTTGTATAAATCAAACTTTTAAAGATATAGAAATCATTGTAGTAGATGATTGTGGCAATGATAAAAGTATAGATATAGCTAAAGAATATGCTAGCAAAGATAATAGAATAAAAATCATACATAATGAAGAGAATTTAGGAACCTTTGCTAGTAGAAATATAGGTGTATTAAATTCAAGTTCACCCTATATAATGTTTTTAGATCCTGATGATTATTTAGAGCTTAATGCTTGTGAGCTTGGGTTTGAAAAAATCAAAAATGTAGATATAGTAGTGTTTAACTACAAAATAGAGCAAGAAAATAACACTTTGATAAATACCAATATTAAATTTAATAAACCGTTGATGGAAATTGATATTTTTTTATTACACTACTGTATATATAGCACAAAACACGAAATCATGCATTCTATGGTTAATAAAGTTTATAAGAAAAATCTTTATATTAATTCAATAAGTAATTATATATCAGTAAAAAAAAGAATACTCATGGGGGAAGATGTATTTACAAATTTCTTATATTTATTAAACTCTAAAAGCATTTATATAGAAAATCAAATTTTATACTGTTATTGTTTTAATCCAAATTCAGCTACAAAAGAAAATAAAAATAAAAATAAAATTTTAAACTTTATTGAAGATTTAACCTTTATAATATCTCAATTAAAAATCTTATTAAGAAGTTCAAAAAAAGAATTTAAAATTGCATTAAAAATTGCTATATATAATTTAGGTATCCATAAAATAGATTTAGCGTATAAATACACAAATAAAAATTTTTTCGAGAAATTTTTCCTTAAAATACAAAGAAAAAAAATTAAAATTAAAAAAAATATCCAAATAAAAAATGCTAAAAATATCCTAAAGGAAGCAAATGTATCACATTGTTTTTAG
- a CDS encoding glycosyltransferase family 8 protein, protein MYHIVFSADENYIKYTAVLITSIIKNTDKNKFYQENEIYYFHILSNDISNHTKNKLQKLEQELNLTFPCKIQIHIQDDEDFKHYPISGAAHSNFLTYYRFKISSILDSKINTCLYLDSDMLCLCDIREIFTINLEGKIAGVVGDPGSKRAKIKFKENNQKHTLHFDENYFNAGFLLINLKEWKKHNIEQKCEDLASKCYYIKAADQDLLNATIKPQYQLKLDFSYNFNIITLFYAICKDEQVNRLNYTRDEFTKSAKTPKILHYGEKPWKFLKSYTDLRGKNINDYWWQIAEKTPIFNEELLEQKANIKDHLLYSALGFELLKAIKSFNFAKISSLIHNTKKDEYFLKEPQKINDGIFGLCCMLGESILYARKNQKNTFSVFLKAIKMLKNFKKYANKSRV, encoded by the coding sequence ATGTATCACATTGTTTTTAGTGCAGATGAAAACTATATCAAATACACAGCTGTTTTGATTACAAGCATTATTAAAAATACAGATAAAAATAAATTTTATCAAGAAAACGAAATATATTATTTTCATATTTTAAGTAATGATATTAGCAATCATACTAAAAATAAACTTCAAAAATTAGAACAAGAACTTAATTTAACTTTCCCATGCAAAATACAAATTCACATTCAAGATGATGAAGATTTTAAACATTATCCCATCAGCGGAGCTGCTCATAGTAATTTCCTTACATACTATAGATTTAAAATAAGTTCTATATTAGATAGTAAGATAAACACTTGTTTATATTTAGATTCTGATATGCTATGTTTATGTGATATAAGAGAAATTTTTACTATTAACTTAGAAGGAAAAATAGCCGGTGTTGTAGGCGATCCTGGCTCCAAACGTGCAAAAATAAAATTTAAAGAAAATAATCAAAAACACACTTTGCATTTTGATGAAAATTATTTCAATGCAGGTTTTTTACTTATCAATCTAAAAGAGTGGAAAAAACACAATATAGAACAAAAATGTGAGGATTTAGCTAGCAAATGCTACTACATAAAAGCTGCTGATCAAGATTTACTTAACGCCACTATAAAACCGCAATATCAGTTAAAGCTTGATTTTTCGTATAATTTCAATATCATTACTCTTTTTTATGCTATATGTAAAGATGAGCAAGTAAATAGACTTAACTATACAAGAGATGAATTTACCAAAAGTGCAAAAACGCCTAAAATTTTACATTATGGAGAAAAACCTTGGAAATTTTTAAAATCATACACAGATTTGCGAGGTAAAAATATAAATGATTATTGGTGGCAAATAGCAGAAAAAACACCTATTTTTAATGAAGAATTGCTCGAACAAAAAGCAAACATTAAAGATCATTTGCTTTATAGTGCTTTGGGATTTGAGCTTTTAAAAGCTATAAAAAGTTTTAATTTTGCAAAAATATCATCTTTGATTCATAATACTAAAAAAGATGAGTATTTTTTAAAAGAACCACAAAAGATTAATGATGGTATTTTTGGACTTTGTTGTATGCTTGGAGAAAGTATTTTATATGCAAGAAAAAATCAAAAAAACACCTTCAGTGTTTTTTTAAAAGCTATCAAAATGCTCAAAAATTTTAAAAAATACGCAAACAAATCAAGAGTTTAA
- a CDS encoding glycosyltransferase family 4 protein codes for MKILLLIGDITIGGGAERVVVNLANALFELGYDVKIFSFYKQGVDVAYELNDNIKIDYLHSKSRADVKKERLFYKLYYKHYESFLLKQRYKDIDVMIFNNCPHFPFFKNKNTKYINFIHNHFKKYRFKNNYFDTLVVLSAKQIDQWRKYHKNVWVIPNFLPYLSDINSTLSQKNILSIGRMTANDEKGFLRLIEIWKLVQENIKYKEWTLTIVGEGEFKNTIENKIKEYKLENSIILKSFTKDIEKEYLNTSIYVMTSKWEGFPMVLVEASSYKIPLISFDINTGPSDIIENGKSGYLIEDGDLQEFANKLCLLMDDENLRKQMGQRAKENISHNFSKEKVIQKWQELLNS; via the coding sequence ATGAAAATTTTATTACTTATTGGGGATATTACTATAGGAGGTGGTGCTGAAAGGGTTGTCGTAAATTTAGCAAATGCGCTTTTTGAGCTTGGATATGATGTAAAAATTTTTAGTTTTTATAAACAAGGAGTTGATGTAGCTTATGAATTAAATGATAATATTAAAATAGATTACTTGCATAGCAAATCAAGAGCTGATGTAAAAAAAGAAAGATTATTTTATAAGTTATATTATAAGCATTATGAGAGTTTTTTGTTAAAACAAAGATATAAAGATATTGATGTGATGATTTTTAATAATTGTCCTCATTTTCCTTTCTTTAAAAATAAGAATACAAAATATATTAATTTTATTCATAATCATTTTAAAAAATATCGATTTAAAAATAATTATTTTGATACTTTAGTGGTGTTATCGGCCAAGCAAATTGATCAGTGGAGAAAATATCATAAAAATGTTTGGGTTATACCAAATTTTTTACCTTATTTGTCTGATATAAATTCTACTTTAAGTCAAAAAAATATTTTAAGTATAGGTCGTATGACAGCAAATGATGAAAAAGGTTTTTTAAGACTTATTGAAATCTGGAAGCTTGTGCAAGAAAATATAAAATACAAAGAATGGACTTTAACTATAGTTGGAGAAGGTGAGTTTAAAAATACTATAGAAAATAAAATAAAAGAATATAAGCTTGAAAATTCAATCATATTAAAATCTTTTACAAAAGATATAGAAAAAGAATATTTAAACACTAGTATTTATGTTATGACAAGCAAATGGGAGGGATTTCCTATGGTTTTAGTTGAAGCTAGTTCTTATAAAATTCCTTTGATTTCTTTTGATATTAATACAGGTCCTAGCGATATTATAGAAAATGGTAAAAGTGGATATTTAATCGAGGATGGTGATTTGCAAGAATTTGCAAATAAGCTTTGTTTGCTTATGGATGATGAAAATTTAAGAAAACAAATGGGACAAAGAGCAAAAGAAAATATTTCTCATAATTTCTCTAAAGAAAAAGTTATACAAAAATGGCAAGAGTTATTAAACTCTTGA
- a CDS encoding glycosyltransferase family 2 protein, producing MDLKQISVIMIVKNAQKTLKACLESLQEFGEIVLIENDSNDDTLKIAYEFSKNYKNIKIYQHKFIGFGPLKNLAISYASNDWIFNIDADELAKKEFLQELGQIEPNKEDIIALPRENLYNGEWIKACGWWPDHVMRVFNKTHTNFNENLVHESLILYEDSKKIKLQNGLRHFAFDDIDGLLDKLQKYSKLWALQNLHKESSIYKALLRGTWTFFRNYILKKGIFYGYKGFIISTCNGLGAFFKYMKLYELKKQKPKTCALIITTYNQKERLALVLDSVKNLEPLPDEVLIADDGSREDTAKLIQAYQKDFPCKLEHIWQEDEGFRLSEIRNKAIKTSKSEYIIVIDGDMILEKNFINDHLKFAQRKVFLQGSRVILNENESKELLSKNDFSLAFDKKGFKNQRNIFLAKCVYKFSKLTKKFFKKSQLVKGIRGCNMSFYKSDFEAIEGFNEKFIGWGREDSEFVARFLFNDGAFKRLKFNALAYHIYHEENSKNMLEINHQIYLETIKNKKVIWK from the coding sequence ATGGATTTAAAGCAAATTAGTGTGATAATGATTGTTAAAAATGCTCAAAAAACTTTAAAAGCTTGCTTGGAATCTTTGCAAGAATTTGGCGAGATAGTTTTGATAGAAAATGATAGCAATGATGATACTTTAAAAATTGCTTATGAGTTTAGTAAAAATTATAAAAATATCAAGATTTATCAGCATAAATTTATAGGTTTTGGACCTTTGAAAAATTTAGCCATAAGTTATGCTAGCAATGATTGGATTTTTAATATTGACGCAGATGAGCTTGCTAAGAAAGAATTTTTACAAGAATTAGGGCAAATTGAGCCTAATAAAGAAGATATTATAGCCTTACCAAGAGAAAATTTATATAATGGAGAGTGGATTAAAGCTTGTGGATGGTGGCCTGATCATGTAATGCGGGTGTTTAATAAAACCCATACTAATTTTAATGAAAATTTAGTGCATGAGAGTTTGATTTTATATGAAGATAGTAAAAAGATTAAGCTACAAAATGGTTTAAGGCATTTTGCATTTGATGATATAGATGGTTTGCTAGATAAACTTCAAAAATACTCCAAACTTTGGGCTTTACAAAATTTACATAAAGAAAGCAGTATTTACAAGGCTTTGCTAAGAGGAACTTGGACTTTTTTTAGAAATTATATTTTAAAAAAGGGAATTTTTTATGGTTATAAAGGCTTTATCATAAGTACTTGCAATGGCCTTGGAGCTTTTTTTAAATATATGAAATTGTATGAGTTAAAAAAGCAAAAGCCAAAAACTTGCGCTTTAATCATCACGACTTATAATCAAAAAGAAAGGCTTGCTTTGGTGCTTGATAGCGTTAAAAACTTAGAGCCTTTACCAGATGAGGTTTTAATAGCTGATGATGGAAGCAGGGAAGATACAGCTAAGCTTATACAAGCTTATCAAAAAGATTTTCCTTGTAAATTAGAGCATATTTGGCAAGAAGATGAGGGATTTAGACTAAGTGAGATTAGAAATAAAGCTATTAAAACTTCTAAAAGCGAATATATAATCGTTATAGATGGAGATATGATTTTAGAGAAAAACTTCATTAATGATCATTTGAAATTTGCGCAAAGAAAAGTGTTTTTGCAAGGCTCTAGGGTGATTTTAAATGAAAATGAAAGTAAAGAACTTTTAAGCAAAAATGATTTTAGTTTGGCATTTGATAAAAAAGGTTTTAAAAATCAAAGAAATATTTTTTTAGCTAAATGTGTATATAAATTTTCAAAATTAACTAAGAAATTTTTTAAAAAATCACAACTTGTTAAAGGCATAAGAGGTTGTAATATGAGCTTTTATAAAAGTGATTTTGAAGCCATTGAAGGTTTTAATGAAAAATTTATAGGCTGGGGCAGGGAAGATAGCGAGTTTGTAGCTAGATTTTTATTTAATGACGGAGCATTTAAAAGGCTTAAATTTAATGCTCTAGCTTATCATATTTACCATGAAGAAAACAGCAAAAATATGCTTGAGATTAATCATCAAATTTATCTTGAAACTATAAAAAATAAAAAAGTGATTTGGAAATGA
- a CDS encoding lipid A biosynthesis lauroyl acyltransferase yields the protein MINYVYLSLFYILKALVKILPVKLLNSFANLVALITYKLNHKHRKIIDINLKICFPEKDQKWRDETSLNIYKNFAKFGIDFIKNQNASKEEIIDKICFDDEEQILNIMQSKRPLIVTTAHYGNWELLALSFGAKFQGISIVGRALDSVIMDKILSKNRTQFNIELIEKKGGLRKMLKALKEGRSLGILTDQDAVDSESIKIQYFNQEVNFIAGASVLAKKAQAMILPCFVYQKDEKFFVKTFKALDASKASIEELTKYQAKCCEEMIKFKPDEYFFFHKRFKRYNHELYL from the coding sequence ATGATAAATTATGTATATCTAAGCCTTTTTTATATATTAAAAGCCCTTGTGAAGATTTTACCTGTAAAACTTTTAAATTCTTTTGCAAATTTGGTTGCTTTAATCACTTATAAGTTAAATCACAAACACCGCAAAATCATTGACATAAACTTAAAAATTTGCTTTCCTGAAAAAGATCAAAAATGGCGTGATGAAACTAGTCTTAATATCTATAAAAATTTTGCTAAATTTGGGATTGATTTTATCAAAAATCAAAATGCAAGCAAAGAAGAAATTATCGATAAAATTTGCTTTGATGATGAGGAGCAAATTTTAAATATAATGCAAAGTAAAAGACCCTTGATTGTAACTACGGCTCATTATGGTAACTGGGAGCTTTTGGCTTTGTCTTTTGGAGCTAAATTTCAAGGAATTTCCATAGTTGGAAGAGCACTTGATAGCGTGATAATGGATAAAATTTTAAGTAAAAATCGCACGCAATTTAATATAGAGCTTATAGAAAAAAAGGGCGGGCTTAGAAAAATGCTAAAAGCCTTAAAAGAAGGTAGATCGCTTGGAATTTTAACCGATCAAGATGCAGTGGATAGTGAAAGTATAAAAATACAATATTTTAACCAAGAGGTAAATTTCATAGCAGGTGCGAGTGTGCTTGCTAAAAAAGCACAAGCGATGATTTTACCTTGTTTTGTGTATCAAAAAGATGAGAAATTTTTTGTAAAAACTTTTAAGGCTTTAGATGCAAGTAAGGCAAGTATAGAAGAGCTTACTAAGTATCAAGCAAAGTGTTGTGAAGAGATGATTAAATTTAAACCTGATGAGTATTTTTTCTTTCATAAGAGATTTAAAAGATATAATCATGAATTATATTTATAG